In Acidobacteriota bacterium, the following proteins share a genomic window:
- the wecB gene encoding UDP-N-acetylglucosamine 2-epimerase (non-hydrolyzing), which translates to MMKFLNIVGARPNFMKMAPLLAAIQRRAGAVTQTLVHTGQHYDEAMSASFFRDLGMPAPDINLEIGSGTHAEQTARVMLAFEPVLLEQKPDWVIVVGDVNSTLACALVARKLGIKVAHVEAGLRSFDRDMPEEINRILTDQLSDLLLTPSPDGDANLLREGIAPERIVRVGNVMIDTLLEQVARAQASPILRELELAPHTYGVVTLHRPSNVDEPESLRGILAALGEIARELPLVFPAHPRTQARMREFGLAVPAGIRVIDPLGYLEFLRLWSNAKLVLTDSGGLQEETTALGVPCLTLRESTERPITIEQGTNRLVGCDAEKIKQTAFAVLRGELKLAGRVPELWDGKTAARIVDALLARS; encoded by the coding sequence ATGATGAAATTCCTCAACATCGTCGGTGCCCGGCCCAATTTTATGAAGATGGCCCCTCTCCTCGCGGCCATCCAACGGCGCGCGGGCGCGGTCACGCAAACGCTCGTGCATACGGGCCAGCATTATGACGAAGCCATGTCGGCTTCGTTCTTCCGCGATTTGGGCATGCCCGCGCCCGACATCAATCTGGAAATTGGTTCGGGTACGCACGCCGAACAGACAGCGCGTGTGATGTTGGCCTTCGAGCCGGTCTTGCTCGAACAAAAACCGGATTGGGTGATCGTCGTCGGCGATGTGAATTCGACGCTGGCCTGCGCCCTGGTCGCGCGCAAGCTGGGCATCAAAGTCGCGCACGTCGAGGCCGGTCTGCGCAGCTTTGACCGCGACATGCCCGAAGAGATCAACCGCATTCTGACCGATCAACTTAGCGATTTGCTGCTGACGCCCAGCCCCGATGGTGACGCCAATCTGTTGCGCGAGGGCATTGCGCCCGAACGCATCGTGCGCGTCGGCAACGTCATGATTGACACGCTGCTCGAACAGGTCGCACGCGCGCAAGCTTCGCCCATCCTGCGTGAATTGGAATTGGCGCCGCATACTTACGGCGTAGTGACCTTGCACCGTCCGTCCAATGTGGATGAGCCGGAAAGCCTGCGCGGCATCCTGGCGGCGCTCGGCGAAATCGCGCGCGAATTGCCGCTCGTCTTTCCCGCGCATCCGCGCACACAGGCCCGCATGCGCGAATTCGGTCTGGCGGTTCCGGCAGGCATCCGCGTAATTGATCCGCTGGGCTATCTGGAATTTCTGCGTCTGTGGAGCAACGCCAAACTGGTGTTGACCGATTCGGGCGGCTTGCAGGAAGAGACGACCGCGCTGGGCGTCCCGTGTCTGACCTTGCGCGAAAGCACCGAACGCCCGATTACGATTGAACAGGGCACCAACCGCCTGGTTGGATGTGATGCCGAAAAGATCAAACAAACAGCCTTTGCCGTGTTGCGCGGCGAATTGAAACTGGCCGGGCGCGTGCCGGAGTTATGGGATGGCAAGACGGCAGCGCGCATTGTTGATGCTTTGCTGGCGCGGAGTTGA